The following proteins are encoded in a genomic region of Xanthomonas cassavae CFBP 4642:
- a CDS encoding type 1 glutamine amidotransferase domain-containing protein has protein sequence MSTTIKILMILTSQATTGDDPRPTGVWFEELSTPYYAFVDAGAQVDIASIVGGKIPIDPHSLEAEGKNPPSVERFLKDAAAMQKIEASMKIDGLSTEGYSAVFLPGGHGTMWDLPKSTKLANLLSDAWANGKVVSAVCHGPAGLVNVRDTNGQRLVSGRRVAAFTDSKEAAAGLTDKVPFLLEARIRGLGAKYESGPDFQPFAVRDGKLATGQNPALSEDVARLVLEAVHEAR, from the coding sequence ATGAGCACCACCATCAAGATCCTGATGATCCTCACCTCCCAGGCCACTACGGGCGACGACCCGCGGCCTACCGGGGTGTGGTTCGAAGAACTGTCTACGCCGTACTACGCCTTCGTCGATGCGGGCGCGCAGGTGGACATTGCCTCCATCGTTGGCGGCAAGATTCCGATCGACCCGCACTCGCTGGAGGCCGAAGGCAAGAATCCGCCCAGCGTCGAGCGCTTCCTCAAGGACGCCGCGGCGATGCAGAAGATCGAGGCCTCGATGAAGATCGACGGCCTGTCCACCGAAGGCTACTCAGCGGTGTTTCTGCCCGGCGGCCACGGCACCATGTGGGACCTGCCCAAGAGCACCAAGCTGGCCAACCTGTTGTCTGACGCCTGGGCCAACGGCAAGGTCGTCTCGGCGGTCTGCCACGGCCCGGCCGGACTCGTGAACGTCAGGGACACCAACGGCCAGCGGCTGGTCTCCGGCCGCCGCGTGGCCGCCTTCACCGACAGCAAAGAAGCGGCCGCCGGCCTGACCGACAAGGTGCCGTTCCTGCTGGAGGCCCGCATCCGCGGGCTGGGCGCCAAATACGAGAGCGGCCCGGACTTCCAGCCCTTCGCGGTGCGTGACGGCAAGCTCGCCACCGGGCAGAACCCAGCCTTGTCCGAGGATGTCGCGCGTCTGGTGCTGGAAGCCGTCCACGAGGCGCGCTAA
- the yghX gene encoding YghX family hydrolase encodes MTRLTAKDFHSELLELYDGYVHGRLSRRDFLDRAAKFAVGGLTVVAILTSLSPDYALAQQIAFTDPDIHAEYIRYPSPNGHGEVRGYQVRPAKASGRVPGVVVVHENRGLNPYIEDVARRVAKAGFVALAPDGLSSVGGYPGNDEEGRRLQQQVDPQKLMNDLFSAIEYLQASELTTDKIGVTGFCYGGGVSNAAAVAYPELAAAVPFYGRQAKPEDVPRIKAPLLLHFAATDPNVNATWPAYEAALKAAGKTYEAHVYPGTNHGFHNDSTPRYDEAAAKLAWDRTLAWFRRYLS; translated from the coding sequence ATGACTCGACTCACCGCCAAGGACTTCCACTCCGAGCTACTGGAGCTGTACGACGGCTACGTGCACGGGCGCCTGAGCCGGCGCGACTTCCTCGACCGCGCGGCGAAGTTCGCCGTCGGCGGCCTCACCGTTGTCGCGATCCTGACCTCGCTGAGTCCGGACTACGCGCTGGCGCAGCAGATCGCCTTCACCGATCCGGACATCCACGCAGAGTACATCCGCTATCCCTCGCCGAACGGTCACGGCGAGGTGCGCGGCTACCAGGTGCGTCCGGCCAAAGCCTCCGGTCGGGTGCCCGGCGTCGTCGTGGTGCACGAGAATCGCGGCCTGAATCCCTACATCGAGGACGTGGCGCGTCGCGTGGCCAAGGCCGGCTTCGTCGCGCTGGCGCCCGACGGCCTGAGTTCGGTCGGCGGCTATCCGGGCAACGACGAGGAAGGCCGGCGGCTGCAGCAGCAGGTCGATCCGCAGAAGCTGATGAATGACCTCTTCTCCGCTATCGAGTACCTGCAGGCCAGCGAGCTGACCACCGACAAGATCGGCGTCACCGGCTTCTGCTACGGCGGCGGTGTCTCCAACGCGGCGGCCGTGGCTTATCCGGAACTGGCCGCGGCGGTGCCGTTCTACGGCCGCCAGGCCAAGCCGGAGGACGTACCGCGCATCAAGGCGCCGCTGCTGCTGCATTTCGCCGCGACCGACCCGAACGTCAACGCCACCTGGCCAGCCTACGAGGCGGCGTTGAAGGCGGCGGGCAAGACCTATGAAGCCCATGTTTATCCCGGCACCAACCACGGATTCCACAACGACTCCACGCCACGCTACGACGAGGCCGCCGCCAAGCTCGCCTGGGATCGCACCCTGGCCTGGTTCCGGCGCTACCTGAGCTGA
- a CDS encoding SRPBCC domain-containing protein produces the protein MTMNAIIWPEGYVPGFTENFVSNEVIVAGLSAAEAWPLLAEPAKWPTYYANSANVRFYDGKGPLLADGNRFYFETFGFPVEAQCNEYVAPAAGQPGRVAWHGWSGEVDADDRLDVHHAWLVEDLDGGRVRILTQETQKGKPAAELHAAKPNPMINGHQDWLDGLVEAARKAKAQ, from the coding sequence ATGACCATGAACGCCATCATCTGGCCCGAAGGCTACGTCCCGGGCTTCACCGAGAACTTCGTCTCCAACGAGGTCATCGTCGCCGGCCTGAGCGCCGCCGAGGCGTGGCCACTGCTGGCCGAACCGGCCAAGTGGCCGACCTACTACGCCAACTCGGCCAACGTGCGCTTTTACGACGGCAAGGGGCCGCTGCTGGCCGACGGCAACCGCTTCTATTTCGAGACCTTCGGCTTCCCGGTCGAGGCGCAGTGCAACGAATACGTCGCCCCGGCGGCCGGACAGCCCGGTCGCGTGGCCTGGCATGGCTGGTCGGGCGAAGTCGATGCCGACGACCGCTTGGACGTACACCATGCCTGGCTGGTCGAGGATCTCGACGGCGGCCGCGTGCGCATCCTCACCCAGGAAACCCAGAAGGGCAAACCGGCTGCCGAACTGCATGCCGCCAAGCCCAACCCTATGATCAACGGGCATCAGGACTGGCTGGACGGACTGGTCGAAGCGGCGCGCAAAGCCAAGGCGCAGTGA
- a CDS encoding tannase/feruloyl esterase family alpha/beta hydrolase, translating into MPSLPKRNRSSPAALTLIALVTALAFGLQGCTRPPVTANADAPAANAARPQVGPAALGVVTAKAACADLAGFDLTAIGGAGSRITAAVETTNRSGTSICAVEGTLAPAIHFAVQLPTKSWTQRYLQIGCGGLCGSIAGNVGAADGCAPLNSGGFVLAATDMGHQDQDGSFGQDPAKRADFAHRAQHLTAVAAKALIQAFYGQPQKYAYFTGCSDGGREALIEAQRYPDDFDGIIAGAGALNFMAQNAVFHAWQARANTGVDGKPILLADRLPMLHQGALDACDTLDGLKDGLIANPLACRFDPATVQCPAGAADTAACLTAAEVEVARKFYDGPRDAATGKALTAGGPQPGSELAWAGVYVPQSASDTIFSEKVSLPVLRNMAFETDPPAGFTLADMRFDLATFDRLRARHRLFDATNPDLSAFAGRGGKLIVWHGWSDPHISPLNSIAYYTAVRQLMGAERTDSFARLYVLPGMYHCSNGEGPHQIDLLTPMMAWVEGSAALDAIKARQPAQAAASDFGAPRGASGRPGGMGQRPAMTPGAQAAALGPTAAAATAVEHSRPVYPWPHVAAWDGKGDQNQASSFVRGPAIDFAMPDWAGADFFDPYEPAAQ; encoded by the coding sequence ATGCCCAGTCTTCCGAAACGCAACCGCTCTTCGCCCGCCGCACTGACGCTGATCGCGCTCGTCACGGCCCTGGCGTTCGGACTTCAAGGCTGCACCCGTCCGCCGGTCACGGCCAACGCCGATGCGCCGGCGGCCAACGCCGCCCGGCCCCAGGTGGGCCCCGCCGCGCTCGGCGTGGTCACGGCCAAGGCCGCCTGCGCCGATCTGGCCGGCTTCGACCTGACTGCCATCGGCGGAGCGGGCAGCCGCATCACCGCCGCCGTCGAGACCACCAACCGGTCCGGCACGTCGATCTGCGCGGTCGAAGGCACGCTCGCTCCGGCGATCCACTTCGCCGTGCAGCTGCCGACCAAAAGCTGGACCCAGCGCTACCTGCAAATCGGTTGTGGCGGCCTGTGCGGCAGCATCGCCGGCAACGTCGGCGCCGCCGACGGCTGCGCGCCGTTGAACAGCGGCGGCTTCGTGCTGGCGGCCACCGACATGGGCCACCAGGATCAGGACGGTTCATTCGGCCAGGACCCGGCCAAGCGCGCCGATTTCGCCCACCGCGCCCAGCACCTGACCGCGGTCGCCGCCAAGGCGCTGATCCAGGCGTTCTACGGGCAGCCGCAAAAGTACGCCTATTTCACCGGCTGCTCGGACGGTGGCCGCGAGGCGCTGATCGAGGCGCAGCGCTACCCGGACGACTTCGACGGCATCATCGCCGGTGCCGGTGCGCTGAACTTCATGGCGCAGAACGCCGTCTTCCATGCTTGGCAGGCCCGCGCCAACACCGGCGTCGACGGCAAGCCGATCCTGTTGGCCGACCGCCTGCCGATGCTGCACCAGGGCGCGCTCGACGCCTGCGACACGCTTGACGGTCTGAAAGACGGACTGATCGCCAACCCGCTAGCGTGCCGCTTCGACCCGGCGACGGTGCAATGCCCGGCCGGTGCGGCGGATACCGCAGCTTGCCTGACAGCGGCCGAGGTGGAGGTGGCACGCAAGTTCTACGACGGCCCGCGCGATGCCGCGACCGGCAAGGCGCTGACCGCCGGCGGGCCGCAGCCCGGCTCGGAACTAGCCTGGGCCGGCGTCTACGTGCCGCAGTCGGCCAGCGACACGATCTTCAGCGAAAAGGTCAGCCTGCCGGTGCTGCGCAACATGGCCTTCGAGACCGATCCGCCGGCCGGCTTCACCCTGGCCGACATGCGTTTCGACCTGGCCACCTTCGATCGGCTGCGCGCGCGCCACCGCCTGTTCGACGCCACCAATCCCGATCTGTCGGCCTTCGCCGGCAGGGGCGGCAAGCTGATCGTCTGGCACGGTTGGTCCGATCCGCACATCTCGCCGCTCAACAGCATCGCCTACTACACGGCCGTGCGGCAGTTGATGGGCGCCGAACGCACCGACAGCTTCGCGCGCCTGTACGTCCTGCCTGGCATGTACCACTGCAGCAACGGCGAAGGGCCACACCAGATCGACCTACTGACACCGATGATGGCCTGGGTCGAGGGCAGTGCGGCGCTGGATGCGATCAAAGCGCGCCAGCCGGCGCAGGCCGCCGCCAGCGATTTCGGCGCGCCGCGTGGCGCGAGTGGCCGCCCTGGCGGCATGGGCCAGCGCCCGGCCATGACGCCCGGTGCACAGGCCGCCGCGCTCGGCCCGACGGCCGCCGCGGCAACTGCGGTCGAGCACAGTCGCCCGGTCTATCCGTGGCCCCATGTCGCAGCCTGGGATGGCAAGGGCGACCAGAACCAGGCGTCGAGCTTCGTGCGTGGCCCGGCCATCGACTTCGCCATGCCCGACTGGGCCGGAGCCGATTTCTTCGACCCCTACGAACCCGCGGCGCAATAG